The following nucleotide sequence is from Mycosarcoma maydis chromosome 21, whole genome shotgun sequence.
GACATGCTGGTAGCAGCGCGGTCAGAGTGCTTCACTCGCTTGTATATCTTGAGCACGGAGCGTGGAGCACGGAGCATGGGGCACGGAGCATGGAGTGCAACGGTAATTGTGAGATTGAAATAATGCAAGGGTATCACAGATCAAACTGCATACACGGCCAACATGGAACGTCGTGCCTGTTTATTGACCAAATGCCTTTTCGAGACCGGAGAGCAAACGCTGTTCAAAGATTGGCTCGACAAACTCTCCGTCTTCGGTGAACCATTCGCCTGTGGAAATCAGGATTAGGGAAGCAAGGTCAGTCAGTCATACATGCTGGCTTTGCCAAAGCGTCCGCCACTTACCTAGATGTCCCAGCGGTAGCGACGAGTTCTTGCGTGCCAGAAGCGATTTTGCTTCACTGCTTTTCCTTGTGTAGTCAATCTGGAGAGTATATGCTGGAGGCGTCAAGATGGCTTGACCGGCGCTGGTCTGGGAATTCGACTTGGTAGCTTTTGGCAGCGGAGGTGATGCAATGGTGAGTGACTCGATTTCTGTTGGATCCGAGGTGGTCTTGCGTGTGCCCGAAAAGATGAGATTGCCCTGCAGATACGAGTCAACCATCTGGATGCCCGACAAGAGAATGTAGATGACTACAGCGATGGCGCACGCTTGCTTGTTGCGTTTCCACTCCTTTTCCACGAAGTACGCCCAGATCGAGGTACCGATCATGATGGCCGAAGCGACAAAACCAAGCACGAGGCGCAAATCGGTATGAAAATGGCTGACCTTGAACGGCGCAAAGCCCTGTGCTTTGGTTGATGATCCATTCGCTCCTGGTTGACGCGATAGGATGCGCTCCACCGCCTCATCGCACGTCGCCTTTAGCTCGGTGAGATTTGAATTGTCGACGACAACTCTGTCAGCCTTGGGCTTTGAATCGGCGACTCTCTTGGCCATGATGAACGTGACGTGTAGGGAATGGTGGCTGCGGTCCTGGCGTGTCAAGAGGGTTGGCAAGGCCAGCaaatcgagcagctcaaacaAGTCTTTACAGCAACCGTtttgtgagtcgtgagtcgtgaatcgtgaatcaagcttcgtgcttgcttgccaTCACTCACGGATGTCACTTTGTGGTTGCTCGCTACGTGGAAGCCAAACCAAGCAGCCCAgaatcagtcacgagtgaacGCTTTGATCAACGATCACGTGTCATCGCGCATTCAGgactcgcgactcacgactcacgactcctGGTAAGAATGTTACGCTTATCGAAccaacattcgtgattcttctAGACACGACGTGCTACCATAGACATGCGAAGTGCGACACCGACACGAGGCGTGAGACACGAGCGTggagattcgtgattcaaaaaaaaaaaaaaaaaaaaaaaaaaaaaagattcacgattcacgatttgtgattccgaggcaattcgtgattgttaGACCCTTCCGACCGAGTCTAAACTTGAATCGATTTTCAGAGGAGGGACGcccatcacgaatttctGCTGCACCAGAGCAGTCAATTGAGCGTGACGAAAATTCAgcgacgaatcgtgaatcgaaatcgtgaatcttcTTGAGATGCGCCCTTTTTTTCCTCTAAATTTTTTCTTTTCCGCTGTGTGTGTCGTTTGCAGGCTCTCTTCCAGCAACGCGCAAAAAGCGGAGGCTTCCCCAGCACAGCTCATCAGCctgagtctgtgagtctgtgagtctgtgagtgtggGTGGCGCTCTGCGgagattcgcgattgtcATTTggccaatcgtgaattggaGCAGACACACAAACAGTCACACCAGCCTGTGAGCGTGAGCCGTGAcccgattcacgattcgtgattgtgactctgagattcatgattctcaatcacgaatttcatTTTGCTGATCGTGTCGCAAATTCATCACTCTGTGTCCTCCTCACCAACCACAACAACAAGCcttgctttcttctttcGCAGGGTCTTTCTCAAACCGTTCCAGTCCTGCTCATAATCGCTAGGACGACGTATTCCAATCTCTCCAATCTTTCGCCGTTTCTCGTCGACAGAACTACTCGCCCATCATGCGTAAGTATTTCGCCTTCAGAGGCAACTCTGCCTCGTCTCTCATCCACATACCGTAGCTAACGGTTTGTCCTTCTTTTCTTCCCTTGCTTTTACAAAATATAGCGCCTAAAAGGGGACAGAAGATGGCGCTCAACGACTTCTTGGCCGACGAGTCCACCGGCAAGACCTCCTGGGCCGATGAGATGGACGATCTTCCCATCTCCTCTGCTCCTCGCGACTCCAGCTACCGTCGCGGCGGTGACTTCCTCTCCAGCGTTCCCGATCGTGTCGATCGTGATCGCGCCTACGGTGCCGACCGTGGCTTTGAACGTCCCGAGCGAAGCTACCCGCCTCGCGAAGAGCATCCTATCCCCGACAAGCCCCCCTTCACCGCCTTCGTTGGCAACCTCTCCTTCGACGTCATGGAGGCCGACGTAGAAAACTTTTTCGCTCCCTCCAAGGCCGTCAGTATCCGCATCGTCACTGGACACGACGGAAAGCCTAAGGGTTTCGGCTACGTCGAATTTCAGTCTCAGGACGACCtccgagctgctctcgaccGTACCGGTACGCAGCTCGCCAGCAGAACCGTCCGTATCAGCGTTGCCGAGCCACCTAAGAGTGCCTTCGGCGGCGACCGCCCCATGCAGTCCAGCCAGGCTGATGATGCCTCTCAGTGGCGCCGCGCTGGCCCGCTGCCTCCTGCAGAGCCTCGCGGTGGCTTTGCTCCTCGCCCCGAGCGGTCTGGTGTACCTCGTACCGAAGGCTCCGGCTTTGACAACATGGATGTCAGCGGTGGCGTTCGAAGCGGTTTTGGTGCCAAATTCCAGTCCGCACCCCCTTCCAACCGCCCTCCACGCGATCTCGCCCCGGCGGAACCCAGCCAGGGCGACCTTGCCAGCCAGTGGAGGACAGGCAAGCCTGTAGAGGGCCGTTCCCCTGCCAACTCGCGCCGTCCCTCTGGCATGGCTGACTCGGACTCGCGACGATCCTCCTTCCGTCACCGCAACGATGCCAACGATGTCGACGATCGTTTTGCATCTCAAGAACGCATGGGCTTTGGCTCCAAGTTCACGCCTGACCAGACTCCCCCCGAGAGCCCCGGCAACGCCAAGAAGGGCTTTGGCTTCGGTGCCGCCGAGCGACGTACCAGTGGTCAACCTCCCGCTGCAGCCACCGCCTCTGAATCCACCGACAACTGGCGTACTGCCAAGAAGCCCAGCTCGAACTCGTCCAGCCCTGCTCCATCCGCTACGGCTCCCGCGGAGCGCAAGAAGCTTGACCTCAAGCCTCGCTCCGCTGAGagcgctgccgctgctgccgcttcaAGCAACAGCTCCAAGCCCAACCCATTCGGCAATGCCAAGCCCGTTGACGCCTCTGAGCGTGAGCGACAGATCGAGGAGAAGCTCCATCAACGTGAAAAGGAGAGGCAAGAGGAActcaaggccaagaaggagaaagCAAAGGCtgagaaggagaagaggGACAAAGCTGATGCGACTGGTGCCACCGACAAAGCACAGTCCGACGCCGCAGAGACGTCTTCCCCCGTTGCAGAGAATACTGCACCTGCGGTTACTATCGAGGCCCGTGCCGCGCCACCTACAGGTGCTTGGGGCGGAGGACGCAAGCCTTCTGGTGCGCTCGTCGGTGGTGAGCAGAGCTCAGCTGATGCATCCGCTGCTGGCGACGAAAAGGCCGCCGATGCTCAGGTAGACGAGGTGGCTGAGAAGGTTCAAgaggccaagatcgaggcttGAAGACCCATCTCTCGCGATAATCATTCAAGCACAAGGTCTCGACGACTCTCTTGACCTGTTTCTCTTCTCACTTTCCAACCAAAAGAAGCGCTCTTCAGAGCAATCTGTCGACCTTCAAACAGCTTTCCTCAACACACATTCGGTCATTGcgcacaatcgtgagtcCCCAGAGGCCGTCCACTTTCTGGATACCCCTCCCATCTCTTGGAAAGTGGAGAGCACTGCTATCATGTCGGTTCGTGACGCGCACACGTATTCTTTTGAGTCAAGCTCTTCTTTCTTGCCTTGATCTCTGTAATTTACAGCTTCTTCGTTCTTGCTTCTCTCCTCTTGTCAATATCATGCTCCCCTGGTCGTGGGCTTGCGGCGTCCTAGTTGCTTCTGCCTTTCTGCCCATTTCCGCTGAACAACAGCAGAAAGATTCTGAGTAAGCATCGCTTTGAAAACGTGTGCACTTAGTAACCCCTTTTTTTAACATAATTCATGTAGTACCGACTGTAAACTCGAATTACTGAGCCCCACCAGAATGGTGTGAGTAGTGTGGATGGATCGCGTCTGTGCCTTCACTCCGTCCCTGAGCCCCACCAACCGACTTTTTGataccattcgtgattgtggacCCTGAATCTGGCCTTTCAGCCGCTAAATGCCGCCTGATGTCAACAATATCATGCATTCCCAAGCTCGCAATGGCCGGCCCTAGCATCTCAAAGCGGTCAATGgcagctcgaacagcaTCCGCCGCCGAGCGGGATGCCAaagaagctcggctgcaGTTAGCCGCTagcgagctcggcaatgGGACATACTCCAGCATTCGACAAGCCGCTGCAGCCCACAATGTGCCCAAATCAACGCTCCGCCATCGCATTCAGGGCCGTCAGCCCAAGAAGGATGCTCAGATGAGCATGCAGGCACTTACTCCGGCCGCCGAAAGCGCCCTTGTCGACCATATCCGGCGTTGTGCCTGCAGCGGGTACCCTCTGACGCCCGCACTTATGAGAGTACGCCAACACTGTCTTACGTCGCGTTGGTCAGACAGGGCGTGCCAACTTTGGGCGCAATTGGCTGCAGGGGTTCCTGCTGCGACATCCAACAATTCGGTCTCATTGGTCACGCTGCCAcgacaatcatgaatgcaCGCCTCACCGGAACAACAGAGGAGGTGGTTCGTCAATGGTTTGTGATACTCTTGCCGAGATCATACGTGAGTACTCAGTGGCGTCAACCAACGTCTTCATTATGAACGAGACCGGGTCCATGTTTGGGCTTGGCGCTAGTAAGCGAGTCATTGTACCTTCTGGGGACCCAGCTTCTCGGTTTAGGGAACAGCCAGGAACCCAAGAGTCAGCAACTGTCATTGAATACCTTGGAAGCGGCGGACAGGTTTTACCACCGCTCATCATCACAAAAGGCAAGCGCCACACCGTTGGAGAGCAGCGTCGTATGAATGGGTTCCCTGGTACTTGGCACTTCTCAAAGTCGGACTCCGGCTGGACCAACAGCGAGCTTGCCGTCGAATGGCTGGAAACCATCTTCGAGCCCAGCACACGGCCGTCGAAGCCGTCAGATTGGCGTCTACTCATCCTTGACCGCCATGAGTCACACACAAGCCAGGCGTTTTGCGATGTCCTTTGGTCACACCGTACCATTCCATTCCTGCTGCCACCACACGTCACGCATGTGATGCAACCGCTACATGTTTCTATCTTCGGTCCGCTCACTTCGGCATACCAGCGTTTGGTCAGCCATTCGGCAGAGAGCGTGGGTGCGTTTATCGACAAAGCACAATTTGGAAGCGTCTACGCCCAGTCACGCGCACAGGTCCTCACACAGTCGGCAGCCCGGAAAGCTTTCTCAGACTCCGGTATCACGCTTAATCCAAGTCCAGACAAGGTTCTACGCCGTCTGGCCGGCGGTTCCACGTCGTCAATGCAAGTTTCCAGAATGCAGTTGCAGGAACTTGCTGTGCCACGATCAGCCTCGGCATTCAATGACACCATTGATGCCTACCAGCAGAAACCCAACGCTCGGGAAGCACGAAAGCTCCGACGGTCAGTTCTAGAAGCCAACGAGAAGTTCCACGCTTCCATTGCTGTGCTGGAGGCCGAAATTACCATGCTCCGAGCTCAACATGAGGCAAAGAGCAAAATAGCTGAGTTGGTGGGACGCAAGGTGGCAAAGGGTGATCAACAGGTGCTGTCCAAAGACGGCATGATCACCCGAGAACATTCAGAACGGGAGTTGGTGGCAAAAGGTCCATTCAAGGAAAGCAAGAGGCGGGGAAACCGCCAGGACGAAGCGGAGCAGGACACGGCACCTCCTGCAGCCACAGCTGCTGTTTACAACACCAGGTCTGATGATAGCAATGTTGGTATTTTGGCATCAGCAATGACTCCACCTCCACCCCCAATGCATACCTTCTTGGATGAGCTGGACGATGGCGAGCCTCTCAGCTCAATCAGCAATGACGACCCTGGCGAATTTGGATTCTTTGACACAGTTCCAGTAGCAAGCTCCTCACTTTGCAAGCATTGATTTCTGTTATCTCATCACGTATCATAGTATCTCACCATGTGGCAATCAAAGTTTCAACTTGTTGTGATCACAGGCGGCCGAGCTTACGATCATGATGAGTACTACCATCAGATTCAAATTTATATTTAATAGCGCGTCGGAGAGACAGATGCGTCGGAAATACAGCCACGTCATTGTCGTTATATCTAGTTTACATGTAGACCTGTGTCACCGATGCGGTGGTAAAGCCATTCCTTCAGGCGGAAAGTGGAGATACGACTGTGGAGTTCCACATTTGACCGGCAGCAATGAGCTTGCGAACGGCCTCTTTGCAGAAGATGACGCCCATCTTCGTTGAACAGATTCCAGCTGGACCACCTTCGTCGCCACCGCCGGTCCTCCGTTTGCGGTCTCCGACGCGCCACCAACCGATGAGGGTTGAGCTGTTCTTGGCTGGTGCCACTAAAGTCTCACGCTGCTCCTGACCCCAGCCATCGATGTCAGCATGTATCCTCCAAAAGCTGGAAAGCACCGCGACAGGACGCTTGGACAGCAACGTCTGGTAGTCGGAACTGGACTTGCGGAGGCGAGCAAAGTTAGGGCTCGCAGTGCCCAGATTGGCGTCCAAGCGCTCTAGCCAAGACGACATAAGGAGCCTCGGGTTGCCACCACCAGCGCCATAGATTCTCCAACCTCCGCCACCAATGTCGTGTTGGCGCGCTGCGCGTGCGCGTTGTCCTGGAGCCAGGATGCGGTCAACTACCGTCTTGCCTTTGAGCAGGCCGATGATGCGTGTGATGCCGACAGGCTCGATGAGAGCAGGCAGAAGGTCGTAGAAAAGCGAACCAAAGGGTCCGTGACGTTCGGCAAGATATCCTGCACGTGCTCCGGAACCTTGAGAAGCTGTGTCGGTGTACCAAGAGGCGGGAGTCTCTGCATCCACATGGAGGAAAGAATGCACCAGGTCAGGATGCTGAATGGCAAAGTCTTGGGCGAAAAGAGCACCATAGCCGGTGGAGACGAGCATGAACTTTCCGAGCAATTCACCATCCCCCTTTTCCTTCTTTCCCGCAGCATGCTGAGGGCTTGCGTTGAGGTCAACCTGGTCATGCTTTTGAAGAGCATGGTAGAGAGCTTCGGTCTGCAAGCGCACCGAGGTAGGTTGGTAGACAAAGTCTGAATGACCGTAACCGATACGGTCCCAGAAGCAGACGCGAGTTAGAGCAAGGTGACCAtcgtcgccgccgccaGAATTAGAAGGGGAGGAAGCCACCATCTCGCGGAGGAACTGCGCTGCGACTACGCCAGACACGCCTCGGTCCGACATGACCAGGGCGGTGGGTGCATCAACGGAAGCGTTGTCCGACTTGAGGGTACCTGGGCGAGCAGGAGTGGACTCGCAGGCGAGATGAAGGCGGAACGAAACAGGATAAGGGTTGACATCGGCCGGATCGGATGGGTAGACCGGATGCTTAGTGAGTGAAGTGGGATGCACCATGGTAAGATTGCCGAGAGGTCGGAAACCAGAATCGGCTGCGTCTAGCACTAAGTCCAAGGTTACGAGCGCAGAAGCGAGGGCGACAGCAAGGCAACCGAACAAGGCCCAGAAGAGCTTGAAACGCCTCTTCCACtttgcttgagctcgtgcCAGTGGGATCTCGGTGACAATGGGAGCGCCTACATCAGGATTGAGCGTGAAGGGAATTTTTTGCTTTTGCAGATGATGAGATGATAGGAAGGCCCAGAGCGTGGAAAGGAAGCAGAGAGCAACGGAGGTGAAGCCGAGGGAAGAGTGGGTGACACGAAATTCTGGAAcggcgaggaggagcacCACGTCGGCCACGGTGCAGCAaaggacgaagagatgaAAGAAATTGGTAGCGTGGGttgcaagctcgaagaagagAAGACCAGGGCCTAGCATGGAAACCGAGATGAGGCAAAACCAAAAGGGCAATACAGCAGGCGAGCGATGGGGAGGGAGGAGCAACGGAATGGGCTCAAAATAGTTGATGGCCAGTATTATGAGCAGGACGGTGACAGGtagcaagagcagcacgcCCAGGGCAAAGTAGAAACGGAGGAAGAGAGTGAGGTAAGGTGAGCCTCTCGAACGCCAAGCCCGTGGTGCAGATGGCAAAGAGTGGTGAGAGATAGCGTGATAGTCGGGAGAAGTGGAAGATGATCCAAGGAGAGGCTGCCTCTCGCTGTCCTGAGCATGATCGGCGGCCGAAGCCACCGAGGAAGACGACTTGGTTGTCATGCTGACACTCGCAGCGAGGATGTAAGATCAGGGCGGATGCGAATTTCGATGGAATCCAGTTCTATAAGAGGGAAGTCAAACTGTACCGTGATGTTGACGAGGCACAGAGTCTGCTGTTTTGCTACCACCGTCGACGGATACCGCGttgaggatgatggtgctGTTGGGGGgtgcggtggtggtgaggaCGATGGAGCACACGGCCCTAATCCGCCTGTGATGCCCTCCTTCACTGTATGGGGTTACGGTGCGGGGAatgtgattcacgattcggaaAAGCCGAAAGTGGATATGACGCCAGTATGCGCAACTCCTCCAAACGTGTCCCTGCGTTCAAATCACTGAATGCTGTGTCTCATGAAACacagaagcagcagacgTCAAGGAGCAAAAAGTGGAGGCTGCAAACTTCAAAAatcaaatcacgaatcgcgtGGACCACGAATGTGATTTTTGCGAGAAGACAGCTAACTTAGCCAAAGTTGATTATTaagagagaaaaaaaagggTTTCATGAATCACTTCGCAACGCTCCCAACGGGTGGGACGTGTCTGTTGAGCTTCTGCGCTGTCGTGTTGCTTGTGGCGTGTGGTGGAAAGTGTCTGTGTGCGTTCTGGAAGAACAACTGTGAAAAGGGTTAGAGGAACGCGCCAGAGAAGAATGGACGAGAGGCGTGCAGTTAAAGTGCTTTTCATGTGTCACTTTGACTTGCGACTGGGAGTCGCATTCACCATCGCTTTTTTACAGTCCACCGCTCACGCCTTGGTCGCTTTGAGTGGCTCAACAGGATCCATTTGGCCTTGACCGTCGTAAGCATCTCCAACGCCGCACGCGCCACGCTCGGCACCTCCGATCTGAGCAGCAGTCCACCAGCCTGGTGCCACTGCTAGTTGGTTGCAACCCAATACGACCGCCCACTTCATAATCCAGGTCCACCGACGCCATCGCTCCCTGCcattctgtgattggcACCTTTACTCGTCGCCTCTCACGCTCAAGGCACACAGCCTCATCGGCGCTTTCCGTATGTCTTGACTCTTTCTGCCGCAGCATTTCACCTCTCCGAGCTTGTAGCCTCTCTTCAGCATGGTCAGCACCGTCTTGGGCCTGTCTCTCAAGCAGGTCTCACTCGCCGTGCTCACTCTTCAGAACACAGCTCTTGGCGTCGTGATGCATCACAGTCGTGTATCTGCTCCTGTCGGCAAAGCCTACTTCTTTCCCACGGCTGTGCTCCTCACAGAGCTGCTAAAGTGCATCATATCGTTTGCCATTGCCGCCCTCTCTATACCCACCTCGAGCGACTCGCTTCCAATGCCATCAGGCTCACACAAGGCACCGACTTCCAAGCGCAAATACTCGGCTTCTGAGCACGACGTACTACAGCCGCTACGATCCGacgcctcttgctcgcgTCTGGCTCACTCGAAGCTCAATCTGGTGCTAGATCAGGTTACGGCCCAAGACTATTGGAAACTTTCCATTCCTGCCTTCCTCTACGTCCTCCAGAACAACCTGCAGTACATTGCCGTCTCCAACCTCGAACCGCCCGTCTTCATCTGCGCGTATCAGATGAAGATCCTCACTACTGCCTTCTTCAGCATTGTTCTTCTTCGCAAAAAGATCGGCATGTGGCAATGGCTTTCGCTCGGAATGCTAGCCATAGGTGTCGCCATCGTACAGATACAGAGCAAGTCAGTTTCCGGTCTGGTGCCCTTCGAGGTTCACACTCACGGTTATGGCCACGTATCTGCCGGTCCCGCCGCTGATCTACCCCctccgccaccaccacctcccTTCGATTCGCATCGTGCCCCACCCCCCGAACGTCTACCAAGCATCGGCTC
It contains:
- a CDS encoding uncharacterized protein (related to TIF3 - translation initiation factor eIF-4B) gives rise to the protein MPPKRGQKMALNDFLADESTGKTSWADEMDDLPISSAPRDSSYRRGGDFLSSVPDRVDRDRAYGADRGFERPERSYPPREEHPIPDKPPFTAFVGNLSFDVMEADVENFFAPSKAVSIRIVTGHDGKPKGFGYVEFQSQDDLRAALDRTGTQLASRTVRISVAEPPKSAFGGDRPMQSSQADDASQWRRAGPLPPAEPRGGFAPRPERSGVPRTEGSGFDNMDVSGGVRSGFGAKFQSAPPSNRPPRDLAPAEPSQGDLASQWRTGKPVEGRSPANSRRPSGMADSDSRRSSFRHRNDANDVDDRFASQERMGFGSKFTPDQTPPESPGNAKKGFGFGAAERRTSGQPPAAATASESTDNWRTAKKPSSNSSSPAPSATAPAERKKLDLKPRSAESAAAAAASSNSSKPNPFGNAKPVDASERERQIEEKLHQREKERQEELKAKKEKAKAEKEKRDKADATGATDKAQSDAAETSSPVAENTAPAVTIEARAAPPTGAWGGGRKPSGALVGGEQSSADASAAGDEKAADAQVDEVAEKVQEAKIEA
- a CDS encoding uncharacterized protein (related to UDP-galactose transporter); this translates as MVSTVLGLSLKQVSLAVLTLQNTALGVVMHHSRVSAPVGKAYFFPTAVLLTELLKCIISFAIAALSIPTSSDSLPMPSGSHKAPTSKRKYSASEHDVLQPLRSDASCSRLAHSKLNLVLDQVTAQDYWKLSIPAFLYVLQNNLQYIAVSNLEPPVFICAYQMKILTTAFFSIVLLRKKIGMWQWLSLGMLAIGVAIVQIQSKSVSGLVPFEVHTHGYGHVSAGPAADLPPPPPPPPFDSHRAPPPERLPSIGSFLSGSDTKDYDRLPPSSPSFPGSRISMSMEESARADKPMQPIQGFLAVIAACFTSGLAGVYFEMVLKTSDANLWARNVQLSAWSLLPAALPVFLEMVRHGIDSPFLHFGASAWATVVLQVTGGLAVAMVIKHADNILKGFAVSFSIVLSFGFSVAFFNFPFTAPFAAGVTLVILSTLSYSRAPMKRLTKAPSTWATVTDAASSSATSSFRDKTRLLRD